In one window of Astyanax mexicanus isolate ESR-SI-001 chromosome 18, AstMex3_surface, whole genome shotgun sequence DNA:
- the dusp12 gene encoding dual specificity protein phosphatase 12 isoform X3 — MITVDTGLCIGSVSDLKDPEALINAGVTHILTVDSEEPNISGFHKKFVHALDDSSTDLLSRLDDCVHFITEALAASEGKASSVLVHCHVGQSRSAAVVTAYLMKTKKLSLQDAYAKLQQLKPDVKMNEEFLDQLVLYESMNCELDTNSPLYKQYRLRKVTEKYPELQKLPKEVFAVDPAQTQNTEVVYRCRKCRRTLFRHSSILSHCLGSGASAFSHKRVSVGGSAEDQTQCTSYFIEPVQWMEEALLGVMDGQLLCPKCSSKLGSFNWYGDQCSCGRWVTPAFQMHKNRVDEIKHISIPALK, encoded by the exons ATGATCACTGTGGATACTGGTCTCTGTATCGGATCTGTCTCAGATCTGAAGGACCCTGAAGCTCTGATTAATGCTGGAGTCACTCATATCCTCACTGTGGACTCAGAGGAGCCGAACATCTCCGGCTTTCACAAGAAATTTGTTCATGCTTTAGACGATTCATCTACAGATCTTCTGAGCAGACTGGATGACTGTGTGCATTTTATAACAGAAGCTCTCGCTGCATCTGAAGGCAAAGCTTCATCGGTCCTCGTTCACTG tcaTGTGGGTCAAAGCAGAAGTGCTGCTGTTGTTACTGCTTACCTGATGAAAACAAAGAAGCTGAGTCTGCAGGATGCGTACGCCAAACTCCAGCAGCTCAAACCAGACGTTAA AATGAACGAGGAGTTTCTTGACCAGCTGGTCCTGTATGAGTCCATGAACTGTGAGCTCGACACGAACAGTCCGTTATACAAGCAGTACAGACTGAGGAAGGTCACTGAGAAATATCCAG AGCTTCAGAAGCTGCCCAAAGAAGTATTTGCTGTTGACCCGGCACAGACCCAGAACACTGAGGTGGTCTACAGGTGCAGGAAATGCAG ACGGACGCTCTTCCGGCACTCCAGCATCCTCAGTCACTGTCTGGGCAGCGGTGCATCTGCCTTCTCTCATAAACGGGTCAGTGTCGGGGGTTCTGCAGAAGATCAGACACAGTGCACCTCGTACTTCATAGAGCCGGTCCAGTGGATGGAGGAGGCACTGCTGGGAGTGATGGATGGACAG CTCCTGTGTCCCAAATGCAGCTCCAAGCTGGGCTCCTTTAACTGGTACGGAGATCAGTGCTCGTGTGGACGCTGGGTGACCCCCGCCTTCCAGATGCACAAGAACAGAGTGGACGAGATCAAACACATCAGTATACCAGCTCTCAAGTGA
- the dusp12 gene encoding dual specificity protein phosphatase 12 isoform X1: protein MFVSDRGCYCRGPLEAGCISGSTMITVDTGLCIGSVSDLKDPEALINAGVTHILTVDSEEPNISGFHKKFVHALDDSSTDLLSRLDDCVHFITEALAASEGKASSVLVHCHVGQSRSAAVVTAYLMKTKKLSLQDAYAKLQQLKPDVKMNEEFLDQLVLYESMNCELDTNSPLYKQYRLRKVTEKYPELQKLPKEVFAVDPAQTQNTEVVYRCRKCRRTLFRHSSILSHCLGSGASAFSHKRVSVGGSAEDQTQCTSYFIEPVQWMEEALLGVMDGQLLCPKCSSKLGSFNWYGDQCSCGRWVTPAFQMHKNRVDEIKHISIPALK from the exons ATGTTTGTTTCTGATCGGGGGTGTTATTGTAGAGGACCGTTAGAAGCAG GCTGCATATCTGGGAGCACCATGATCACTGTGGATACTGGTCTCTGTATCGGATCTGTCTCAGATCTGAAGGACCCTGAAGCTCTGATTAATGCTGGAGTCACTCATATCCTCACTGTGGACTCAGAGGAGCCGAACATCTCCGGCTTTCACAAGAAATTTGTTCATGCTTTAGACGATTCATCTACAGATCTTCTGAGCAGACTGGATGACTGTGTGCATTTTATAACAGAAGCTCTCGCTGCATCTGAAGGCAAAGCTTCATCGGTCCTCGTTCACTG tcaTGTGGGTCAAAGCAGAAGTGCTGCTGTTGTTACTGCTTACCTGATGAAAACAAAGAAGCTGAGTCTGCAGGATGCGTACGCCAAACTCCAGCAGCTCAAACCAGACGTTAA AATGAACGAGGAGTTTCTTGACCAGCTGGTCCTGTATGAGTCCATGAACTGTGAGCTCGACACGAACAGTCCGTTATACAAGCAGTACAGACTGAGGAAGGTCACTGAGAAATATCCAG AGCTTCAGAAGCTGCCCAAAGAAGTATTTGCTGTTGACCCGGCACAGACCCAGAACACTGAGGTGGTCTACAGGTGCAGGAAATGCAG ACGGACGCTCTTCCGGCACTCCAGCATCCTCAGTCACTGTCTGGGCAGCGGTGCATCTGCCTTCTCTCATAAACGGGTCAGTGTCGGGGGTTCTGCAGAAGATCAGACACAGTGCACCTCGTACTTCATAGAGCCGGTCCAGTGGATGGAGGAGGCACTGCTGGGAGTGATGGATGGACAG CTCCTGTGTCCCAAATGCAGCTCCAAGCTGGGCTCCTTTAACTGGTACGGAGATCAGTGCTCGTGTGGACGCTGGGTGACCCCCGCCTTCCAGATGCACAAGAACAGAGTGGACGAGATCAAACACATCAGTATACCAGCTCTCAAGTGA
- the dusp12 gene encoding dual specificity protein phosphatase 12 isoform X2, with protein MFVSDRGCYCRGPLEAGCISGSTMITVDTGLCIGSVSDLKDPEALINAGVTHILTVDSEEPNISGFHKKFVHALDDSSTDLLSRLDDCVHFITEALAASEGKASSVLVHCHVGQSRSAAVVTAYLMKTKKLSLQDAYAKLQQLKPDVKMNEEFLDQLVLYESMNCELDTNSPLYKQYRLRKVTEKYPELQKLPKEVFAVDPAQTQNTEVVYRCRKCRRTLFRHSSILSHCLGSGASAFSHKRVSVGGSAEDQTQCTSYFIEPVQWMEEALLGVMDGQVLLVISHTLTDNDSNNSPVSQMQLQAGLL; from the exons ATGTTTGTTTCTGATCGGGGGTGTTATTGTAGAGGACCGTTAGAAGCAG GCTGCATATCTGGGAGCACCATGATCACTGTGGATACTGGTCTCTGTATCGGATCTGTCTCAGATCTGAAGGACCCTGAAGCTCTGATTAATGCTGGAGTCACTCATATCCTCACTGTGGACTCAGAGGAGCCGAACATCTCCGGCTTTCACAAGAAATTTGTTCATGCTTTAGACGATTCATCTACAGATCTTCTGAGCAGACTGGATGACTGTGTGCATTTTATAACAGAAGCTCTCGCTGCATCTGAAGGCAAAGCTTCATCGGTCCTCGTTCACTG tcaTGTGGGTCAAAGCAGAAGTGCTGCTGTTGTTACTGCTTACCTGATGAAAACAAAGAAGCTGAGTCTGCAGGATGCGTACGCCAAACTCCAGCAGCTCAAACCAGACGTTAA AATGAACGAGGAGTTTCTTGACCAGCTGGTCCTGTATGAGTCCATGAACTGTGAGCTCGACACGAACAGTCCGTTATACAAGCAGTACAGACTGAGGAAGGTCACTGAGAAATATCCAG AGCTTCAGAAGCTGCCCAAAGAAGTATTTGCTGTTGACCCGGCACAGACCCAGAACACTGAGGTGGTCTACAGGTGCAGGAAATGCAG ACGGACGCTCTTCCGGCACTCCAGCATCCTCAGTCACTGTCTGGGCAGCGGTGCATCTGCCTTCTCTCATAAACGGGTCAGTGTCGGGGGTTCTGCAGAAGATCAGACACAGTGCACCTCGTACTTCATAGAGCCGGTCCAGTGGATGGAGGAGGCACTGCTGGGAGTGATGGATGGACAGGTGCTGCTCGTTATCAGTCACACACTGACAGAtaatgacagtaataact CTCCTGTGTCCCAAATGCAGCTCCAAGCTGGGCTCCTTTAA